The Suricata suricatta isolate VVHF042 chromosome 3, meerkat_22Aug2017_6uvM2_HiC, whole genome shotgun sequence genome contains the following window.
CACATAAATCCTCTcgttttcttccagaagttttatggttttatatttagaatcacagttcatttttaattttttaaatactttcctggggcgcctcggtggctcagtcagttgagtgtccgacttcagctcaggtcatgatctcacggtttgtaggttcgagccctgcatcaggctctgtgctgaccactagctcagagcctggagcctgcttcagattctgtatctcttttttctctgcccctcccctgttcacactgtctctctgtgtgtctcaaaaataaataaatgtaaaaaaaaaaatttaaatactttcaaGATGGCTCCATGCCCAGGaaaaagcccaatgtggagcccgaACCCATGATCCTGAACTCAAGACTTatgctgagatcaagggttggatgcccaactactgagccaccccggtgcccccaccATGGTTCATCCTAAATTAGTATTTGTATATGGTACAGGCAGAGGTCAAAGTTTacattattttaggggcacctggctggctcagtttgtggagcatgcaattcttgacctcagggtcgtgaGCTTCAGCCCCACATTTGGTGTGGATTAcatgataaaatctttaaaaatatatctaacaatctcagcaccatttgttgaatggactgtcctttttccatgatttgcttTTGCACTTCTGTAAAATACCAGTTATCCGCatatgtgtgggtctgtttctggactctattctgctCTTCTGATCTCATTTATGTTGGTGCTGTCTTGAATAACTGTAGGTTTATAAGAAGACGTGAGAGAAGATGGTTTTAGCTTTTGACCTTAGTTCATCTTTTGCAAAGATATTTTACTATTCTTGACCagatcctttgcttttccatgtgAACTGCAGAATTGAAGTATCagtttctacattaaaaaaaaaaaaaaaaagcctactggGATTTGAACTAGGGATACAATGAAAGTATAGATCAATTTGAGGGGGAAATGACATTTTGATAATTCTGATTCTTTTGACCTGTGAATACATCTTTCATTTAAATCTTAAgtttctctcagcaatgttttacAGCTTTTAGGACCCATCTTTTGACATTAAAAATGTACTTGTTGGGGCATGGGTTTCCTGAAACTATAGGTTTGTTTTTCACCAAATTCGGGAAGTTTCTAgccactatttcttcaaatatatattttccccagcatcaggctttcttctctctccctgggaTTCTGATGGCACAAATGTTGGAGCTTGTCTTGTCCTGTGGATCTCAAGCACTGCTCATGGGGCTGCTTCCTTGTCTCCCaatctttttctgttcttcagattAAATTCTCTTGCTTTATCTCTAAGTTCGCTCTTTCCTCTGTTAAACTACAGACTTCAGGGAGTTAATTTTGGTCACCGTGTATTTCAGTTCTCAATGTCCACTTtgctcttttatatatatatgtatgtttcttctatttctttgctgtggTTTGAGTTTTTTCACTGGCTACAGGTGTGTTCCTGATTATTGGCTAGAACACTTTTGTAATAGTTGCTTTAATGTCTTTGTCAGATAATCTGAACATCTTTGATATCTCAGTGCTGGCGTTTCCTGATGGTCTTTTTTGAGAGTTGAGATTTTCCCCCATTTCCTAGTATGCCGGGTAATTCTGGAGTGCTTCCTTGACACTTCGAACATCATCATTAAACTgggtcttgtttatttttttaattttttaatttatttttgagaaacagcctgagcatgggaggggcagagagagagggagacatagaatgggaagcaggctccaggctctgagctgtcagcacagagcctgatgtggggcttgaactcaagaaccgtgagatcatgacctgagccgaagtcagacgcctaaccaactgagccatccaggcgccccaaactggGTCTTATTTAAATCCTACAGAAAATACTGGGTTTTTCTTTCAGCAGGCAGTCAACATAGTTAGGTTGCaggcaaatgtttattttctaaaattctggCGTAAATGACATAAAACATCAGCTTCACGTGCATAAGATCAGCAAATGTTTTGACAGCTGAACGGACACTGGAATCCTAGGCTTCAGAAGGCAGTTGGGAGTATCAGCTCAACTTTCAAAATCACTGCAGTGCTTTTTGGACCTACTGTATGTGAATGCCTCCCAGCTGCCGATCTGGGATTTGGGTGGTGGTCTCTTTCCTAATTCAGGCGGAATCTTTGATCTGTTAAAAAAAAGGATCAGATACGTACAGCTTGTCAGTGGATCCAGTTCATAAACAATTTACAAAGTCAACTTTCCAAATTCCTTCCTCTCTGTGATCTCTCTGGTACTTTCTGGTTCCTTCTATTTCTGGTTCTCTGGCCAGAAGACTACTTTTGCCACAGTGTTTACATCCGGGCCAAGTAGATGGAGAAAAACGCAGTGGAGATTGGCTCTCCCCTCTTGGAAACAGAGCTGTAGTTGATGCTGTGACCATCGTGGGATTGCTTGGGGGAGGGTTGTAAGGGAgcataaaaaaagggaaagaaacgtAACAGACGCTTTCTACACACCTGCACCTGTACTTAATGGAATGGCCATGGAACACCGGCTTGCACCACCTCGTCGGGAACCAGCCCAACCAGGGCTTTTAGTTTGTTTTCGTGTTTTGGTAATCTCAACACCCAgcgtgggctcaaactcatggccctgagaccAAGATCTGCATACTccaccagccaggtgcccccaactagCGCAGCAAAGAGGGATGAAATATTTGGACTTTCTTACCAAGTTATCATAAATTTCAACTGCAGTACTAGGTGCACATTTCCCtgtgtttcaaagaaaaataccactAACTTCTAGGATATTGTCATTACAAGGTGGTTTTTACCAAGCAGAGTAgggaagcaataaataaaaacgGGGTTCTGGTTTCCAGTATGCAGGAAGGACAggacctcttcctcttcttgggCAACGGATTTCACGTCGCTCATTTTGAGCTAGTTTTGGAACACTGTGAAGACCATTCCCATTATATGGTTGTTAACGTTAGATATTTCTAAGAGTAGCAGAAGTATCAACTGTAAAATACTGCTAATCCTGCCTCTGATCAGTGGCTTAAAAGCTGCAGCTGAGAGActatatttttaagacaaaaagctGGCTGGCTAGGTGGCCCAGAAGGGAGAAGCCAACCTTTGACGACGGAGAACGTGGTGGCCTGCCAGCAGTGGCTAGTGAAGCATGTGCTGCAAGGAGAGTGTGTCTCATTAGAGAAAGACAAGATGGGTGATCTGACCTGCTGACTACACCCGAATTCTCGTACTGCAGTGGCCTCACCTGGCTTGTCTTAGCATCAGAGGTGTTGGACCCAATACATCACAAACAAGGTGCTGAAAATTAGTCTGCGGAAGCGTGACTGCAGTGCCTAGAAATCCTTCCTGATGGAAAAAAAAGGTATACAGCGCTATTTTCAGAATATATAACATTTGCTGTTCTGTTATTTATGGGGTCTGTAAGAAATGCAAGACGTTTACCAATTGATTCTcttaatgactttattttgtgCAGAGACCTACACAAGTTTGAGATTCGAggatttcagtttttccccacagAACATGCTCTGGGCGAGTGTCTTGTCTTGCGCCCCAACTGCCAGAAATGACGTTTAATAAGACACAGCTCTCAGCAGAAAAGGCAGCCACTACCTGTAAACAATCCTGCAATTAAAGTTATGAAATGAAACTAAGGGCTGGCTATACCCTTTCCCTGGAAAATGTTCCTCCTCCTAACGGCTCCTGCCATTTATCGAGCTTTCTGACGCTCCGGGCACTGTAACGCGCGTTCGAAAGAGGTGACACTGTGCAGCGCCCGTCGTGCCCAGTTTCCGAAGTCTCCTGTCTGCCACCAGGGTTCTCAAGTAGCGGAGCCACGACTGCAAACCAGGCAGAGGCTGCCATGCATGTGCCCTCTGCTCTGAGCTACGGGGACCTCGGGACCCTGAACGCCAGTCCCTCCCTTCCAGGTGATTTTTATGAAGTAGTGTTAAGAAGTGGAAGgtataaatgagaaagaaaagatccAAAAATTCTCCAGGGATCCCAGTATACCTGGGTGGTAGGGACCTCCAAACCCAAAATATCCTTTACTAGTTGATGTTACTTTTCTTAACCAAGAAAACAACCTTGCCATCAACAGACATCTTCACAGAAAGTCGTGTAATAAAAGGTACTGACAGACAAAAAAATGACCTGTAGTATCACTGGGCTTATTTTAGACTAAATGAATATAGCATATTCCAGTTGAGAACCAGTAattcttgaaaagttaaaaacttcAAGAGAAACAACATATATCCATATAGTATTTTACACACTTCtcagaaacacaaaaaaagtCATGTAGCTAATGACAAATTcctgacaaaaaatattttaatgtaggaAGCAACAAGTGAACATTTAGGCGGTGAAACTCAAGTTACAATTGCACGATAATTACCAACGAACATTACACTCCTGGTTTAATGGAAAACATAACATCGTGACAGTCACGCTTAACCTCTTGGTTAAGGGAGAGACGGATGGTGGAGGCAGACACCTGCAGACTTCACAGGTCAAATCACCGTGAGCCCTTCTGAGAAAACGCAGATGGGAAACGTGTGGCAAATACTTCTGGAACACTGTGGTCTCATCATCAGAGACCACGCACATGAAGTAACCACAGTTGTCTTCGGGCACCGAGAGCCAGAGTCAAAGCAAGCATCTGCTCAACAAGCGACTGATACTACAAATCTCATATGTTACAAAATACAGGTTAAATGTGGAGCCTTCTAGGCCAAGCACATTGTTTCCATGACTACTTGCAGACGCAGCGGACACACCTCTACACACATGGACGGCTGCGGTGCAGGGGAGTCCAGTCCCCGTACTTGACGGTTGTGGGTCCTTGGCGGCACAAGGTTTCTGCTCCGAAAGAAACCTAGCAATCCAGCAGAATGTGtagagttcattttcttttaaagacagatTCACTGAATTTAAGGAAGAATTGGCTTTTATTGATAGCTCACTTTCAAGTTACTGACACAAACTCAACCATGGAATAATCACGCATCTCTCCCAACATCAATCTGCAAAAAGCTTCCAACACAGGTGCATTTCTTGTccaatttccaaaaataaataaagcctctTGACCTGAAGGCGTTTACAGTCCTAGCTCTCGAAagcaaacattacaaaaaaagtacaaaaattgaCCCCCCATTTCTGAAGAGCCCACTTAGTTAcgtaaaatattttctctcccaaCACTTTGTCAAAGTCAAAAGACATTTACTTCCAAAGAAGGGGAGATCTTCCTTCCAAACCATTCAGTCTGTTTCCATGGCAACACTGCGAGACTCCTTGGCTACCATAAGTCGCATCAGCTGACTGTGGAATTTCTCAATCTTCTTTACGTCTTGGGCTTGGTCTGTTCTATACACCAAACACTGTCAGAAATGTCAAAAGTGCACATTAACTGTGTTAAACTAGATTATCAACAATGAAGCAATTATAGGATTGGCTACAAACCTGAGTCCTTTCTTTCCTACCACTACTTTGCCCTATTTCCTCTAGAGGTCATACTAAGGCAAATACAttcacctcttttctttttttaatgtttatttttgagagagacagagacagcgacagagcatgaacaggggaggggcagagagagagggagacacagaatccgaagcaggctccaggctctgagctgtcagcacagagcctgatgtggggctcaaacccacaaaccatgagatcatgacctgagctgaagctggacacttaactgactgagtcacccaggcgccccaatacattCAAGTTTTTAAGACCCCAGCAGTTACATGCCTTTAGTATCTTACAGTATTTCTAACTCTActgctataaattaaaaaaaaaaaaaaaaaaaaaaagaaagaaaaaaaaaagaaaggaactctgtcagaagtttctcaaaaatgacCAGTTAAGTGATCTGCTAAATCCTGCTGCAGGTCTGATGAAAACTCAAGGCTTGGAACCAGCTgatagtcccccccccccccccccccccccctccccgggatcTGTTCATAAATAACTGAGTTATATTGGGGAAAGCTTAGCAGTATCAGGATGCCTCTCCCTACTGAAAATGGGAGATGGGGAGGANNNNNNNNNNNNNNNNNNNNNNNNNNNNNNNNNNNNNNNNNNNNNNNNNNNNNNNNNNNNNNNNNNNNNNNNNNNNNNNNNNNNNNNNNNNNNNNNNNNNccccccccccccccccccccccctccccgggatcTGTTCATAAATAACTGAGTTATATTGGGGAAAGCTTAGCAGTATCAGGATGCCTCTCCCTACTGAAAatgggagatggggaggaggcagtaatgagaatttaagaaaaaaatctagcatCCCTTGCTCACAGCCTGTCACTGCCTAAATTAAACCACATAAGTCCGTCCCACCTTGATTTTCTGATGGTATATTCAATTTTTAATCCAAACCAAATTCTTCTTTGCTGTACATTAAATTCTTCCTTAGACAGGTACTTAAGATCTGCTGATGGTCTCTCAAAAACCATTTTTCTAGAGtcttcaaaaatatcaaatttcaGCTGGCAGGTTTTTCCCCTCATTCTGTATCAATAGGTCCATTTTTCTCCTGCCCATTATAAGGGTTCACATGAGTCTTAAAGGGAACGAATGATCCTGCAGTAACATTCATCAACTTAAGGAACTGACAGTTCAATCTTATCCCCAAATGGTCTGAATCCATTCTGCCCTCAAAAATCACTTACTGACAATGTTTACCCACACATCATGGGGACAATGTGTGACACTCTCGTGACGAGGCCGCAAAGGAGAACAGATCTGCCTTGTCGCTCCAGTTTGACAGGAGACTTCAGATTCACAAAACATGTTTAAATCAGTCACAGGATGAGGAAAAAATGCACAAATGGGACTATAAAAAAGTCAAAGCCATGTGGTGACAACAGAAGGTGTGGGCTGAGGCTGAGGTTTTGAAGGGATTGTTAACTATTAAAATGAATCAGCAACGGAGGTGCACATACTTGTTCAAAGAATCATTAGAAAACAGACTCGTACTGCTGGAGTGGATTCCTGTACTTACAACTTAGGAGGACGGTTCATTGTGTCAGCTCTCTTCCAAACATGAGTTCATTCTCAgcagttttaagaaagaaaacagccgTTTTTCTGTTTTGATCTGGTCCCAGCAATCACAGGGGTCACGCATCAGGCTCCCCCCAACACTGCCGCCGGGAGGCTGAGCAGTGCGGGATCCCGCCCAGAGGTGGGAAGGCCTCATTTTGAGGCCAAGCCTTACGTGTTAAAATCAGCTGTgtttttccctattttaaaaacataatgcaGCAGCTTCCCTTCAGCAGATGAAACTACGCCCTCCGTGCCAGTCACAACTGAAATGATTCTCAACgctcagctgggattcaaatctcTGGACCCCAGGTCTAACCGACTGCACCTCCATTGACTTTCCCTGTTTCACGTTTTCGGTGATCTCACTGAACCTAAGAGGTTCCTGGAACACATGGTGGTCCCCGAAAAGTCTGAATTCGTGCAACCTGACAATGCGACCTTGAACgcaaatatatgatataaaagTATAATACATAACCAAAGACAAAAAGTGATTTCCAGTcactgtaaaattttttaaagaactaatttattaaaaatatggttactggggcacctgggtggctcagtcaagggagcgtgtgactcttgatctcgggtttgagtttgagcccaacattgggtatagagataattaaaaaaaataaaattgcacaaaaataataataataaaaaataagaacctGTTCCCTAGGTACTCTCCGGGTCAAGACCATGCTAGTCACTGGAAACACAGGTAAGAATTTACCTCGCTCTATTCTCTTGAGATCGCAATCTACTAAAAAGATAACTATGGCAAAACGATTGGGAAACAGGATGAAAAGAACgagaaagagaagcaagagaTGAAGCCAGCCTTCGCGCTGGTCTGGAAAGAGAAGCATCGGACTCACCACAttggggtggaggtgggattCAATGCTGCAGAGATGGACACAGAACGCTCAGAAGCACAGAGGCCTGTGCCAGCCCGAGTGTCACAGGGAAGGCAGAGAGTGGAGGGACACGAGGCCACGGGGACAAGGAGGAGCCACGGGCACAAGGAGGAGCGATGGGGAGGCACTCATCCTGTGGAATGCCTGCATGTCCCTTAAGGCACCAAAGGGTGGGGCATGTCTAAGTGTGACCCTCTTTTTatggaaagagagtgagacatgTCCGGGATTCATGTGGTCATTGGGTGACATGTTCAGGCGTGTACTGTGTCAGCCACTGCAGAAGACACAGTGAGCCATGTCAGAGTTAAGTGGGAATGGGGGGTGGCACACAAGGAATGTATATGGACGTGTGAATGGGATGCCACATGTATCCACGGNNNNNNNNNNNNNNNNNNNNNNNNNNNNNNNNNNNNNNNNNNNNNNNNNNNNNNNNNNNNNNNNNNNNNNNNNNNNNNNNNNNNNNNNNNNNNNNNNNNNGCCCCTCAGTCTTGGGAATCCAGGGAAGATTGCATGTGGCCAGCAGGATGCTGGGCTCCAGTGGATGTGTgaatgtgagtgtgagtgtgagtgtgtgtgtgtgtgtgttgggggaagtGGGATTGTCCCCTGCCCAAATCCAACTCTgaactttccttcctttcctgccgCCCTTCCCCCCGCCTGGCACTACAAGACTTGCCGCAGCCGCACGCTCCTAACGAGCAAATGCACATTTGGAGAAATCCCTCCGGACACCAGAAGGATGAACTGGTGGCAGGCACACTCTCAGGAGACTGGCCCAGCAGGCCCGCCAGGGAAGGACGACACCTTGAACAGAGGGGAGGACAGCGAAGACGAGGGCTGGCGGCAAGGGCCGAGCAGAGGGTGCCTAAGCTGGTAACTCCTGTAGGCCCTGGCAAGCATGTGGGGCACGTGAGAGATCAAAATAGAAGCTCTTCGAGTGCAGAACGGTGCATGTGAGGATGGGAAAGGAGGGAGCAGGACATGGCCCCAGGGTTTCCAAGCAGGTAGGGGTCAGTGTCACCAAGGCCAGGAAACGGGAGGCAGCAGCCGGAGTTCTGGTCTAGATGGGCTAGTTCCGAGGAGCACCGAGGTGAGGATGCTCAACAGAGAGCTGGGCGGCAAAGTGGGAGAAAAATGAGCTGAATGTACAAATCTGGAGACAGACCTGCCCCAGGAAGTCCCAGGCTCCGTGGCTGAATGGACTGCTCCGGAAGCGGTATGGAAAGATGGCCAAGGACAGAGTCCTGGAGAAATCAGTATTTATTAGGCAAGAGggatggaacagaaaaaaaaagaaaacaaaacaaaatgggagcCACAGATGCCAAAATAATTCCCACGAGAGGGTGCTTTTCTGGATCAGAGCAGCAGGGAGGTCCACTAAGATGTGAGCTGATGATACCATGAGGGCTAAAAATGAGGGGCTACCGCTGGGCTCTCCTCATCAGAACAGGTCAACAGACAGAGTGGCCAGTGGGAAGCAGGTGGCAGGGGGCCGAGGGATTAGTGGTATGTATACAAGTGACAAGACACagcagacagggaaggagagaggggggtcTGTAAAGCCTAGAACCTGTGTTCAAACACCATCACCTCCTTCTCACACGCTCACTGGAGCATCCAGGGTGGGTCTCCATGCTCCTCCTGCTTAGGGTCTGAAAGTAATTATTAAATTACACCTGACATACTGTACTGATGGAGGAAGTTATTCCCCCAAAGTCTATAAAAGTAGCTTCTAGAATGAGCTTCTTAACTCtggaatgaaatacaaaataagcaTCCTAGTAGATAATCTGCATTAATTCtatgtaaataatttcaaaatgattaattTCAATAGATCTGGAAGTATgcaataaaaatgtatacttacAACTAAATCATCTGTTACTTTAATACACAAACTCCCATCAGAATGCCTATATTTGAGAACCACACGTGcctgaaataaaaagacacatataGAAACAGTGAAGTCaaaagacatttctcaaaaataacttagCCTTTCAGGTACACTAAAAGCACTCTTTTAGAATTAATAGCCAAAACACCTAAAAGCATCTTTGCTATAAACATCATTGCCGAAATGAAGTGGAAAACAGTACTTTAGTTCATTCCTATTGCTACAATTcgctttttaaagacattttaataagCTGGATATTTTATTTGCAGCCAGTTTGAAGAAATGtactgaaaatttcccaaataaacCCACACTCATGGAACG
Protein-coding sequences here:
- the SRP9 gene encoding signal recognition particle 9 kDa protein isoform X1; the protein is MPQYQTWEEFSRAAEKLYLADPMKARVVLKYRHSDGSLCIKVTDDLVEGFLGTAVTLPQTNFQHLVCDVLGPTPLMLRQARSKIPPELGKRPPPKSQIGSWEAFTYSRSKKHCSDFES
- the SRP9 gene encoding signal recognition particle 9 kDa protein isoform X3, translated to MPQYQTWEEFSRAAEKLYLADPMKARVVLKYRHSDGSLCIKVTDDLVIKDSA
- the SRP9 gene encoding signal recognition particle 9 kDa protein isoform X2, whose translation is MPQYQTWEEFSRAAEKLYLADPMKARVVLKYRHSDGSLCIKVTDDLVCLVYRTDQAQDVKKIEKFHSQLMRLMVAKESRSVAMETD